AAATATTATGCTCGACGTTGAATTTTCAGCTTTTTTCAGATCTTTCCTTGATTTTTTTTATGTCAAGAATTTCCTTGGTGGTATTTTAAAGGGAGTGGTATTCGGATTTATAATTACGACAGTTAGTTGCTATTCAGGAATTACCAGCAGAGAGGGAGCGAAAGGGGTTGGTCTTGCAACGATGAGGGCGGTAATATATTCTTCGGTATTCGTATTGTTTTTTGACTACATAATTGGGAGTTTGATTTATGGATGAAATTGTGCGGGTTGAGAATCTGGTTAAAACCTTTTTGAACAAGGTAGTTCTCAACTCCGTTAGCTTTTCTGTGCAAGAGGGGGAAGCTG
The sequence above is a segment of the bacterium genome. Coding sequences within it:
- a CDS encoding ABC transporter permease; translation: EVMGIDPYKYLILPRVVAGTLVTPLLVAFSDFMAILSSAVVSNIMLDVEFSAFFRSFLDFFYVKNFLGGILKGVVFGFIITTVSCYSGITSREGAKGVGLATMRAVIYSSVFVLFFDYIIGSLIYG